One window of the Passer domesticus isolate bPasDom1 chromosome 14, bPasDom1.hap1, whole genome shotgun sequence genome contains the following:
- the TLNRD1 gene encoding talin rod domain-containing protein 1, with amino-acid sequence MASGGSGKSSSELSGGGIPSSSSLQRKKLISICDHCKIKMQLVADLLLLSSETRPVNTESLSVFGESFEKCRDTIIARTKGLSILTHDVQSQLNMGRFGEVGESLMEMGELVVSLTECSAHAAYLAAVETPGAQPAMPGLVDRYKVTRCRHEVEHGCGVLKTTPLADMSPQLLLEVSQNMSKNLKFLTDACVLASEKSKDKFAKEQFKLSVKCMSTSASALLACVKEVKTSPSELTRNRCVLFSGPLVQSVYALVGFATEPQFLGKAATINPEGKAVQTAILGGAMSVVSACVLLTQCLRDIAQHPESSTKMSDYRERLRNSACAVSDGCNLLSQALRERSSPRTLPPVNSNSVN; translated from the coding sequence ATGGCTAGCGGTGGCTCCGGCAAGTCCAGCAGCGAGCTCTCCGGCGGCggcatccccagcagcagctccctgcagaggaAGAAGCTCATCTCTATCTGCGACCACTGCAAAATCAAGATGCAACTGGTGGCCGATCTGCTTCTGCTGTCGAGCGAGACCAGGCCGGTGAACACCGAGAGTCTGTCTGTCTTCGGTGAGTCCTTTGAGAAGTGCAGGGACACGATCATTGCCAGGACCAAAGGACTCTCCATCTTGACCCATGACGTCCAGAGCCAGCTCAACATGGGACGCTTCGGGGAGGTGGGAGAAAGCCTGATGGAGATGGGGGAGCTGGTGGTCTCCCTGACCGAGTGCTCTGCCCACGCTGCCTACCTGGCTGCAGTGGAGACTCCAGGGGCCCAGCCTGCCATGCCTGGCTTGGTGGATCGCTACAAGGTGACCCGATGTAGGCATGAGGTGGAGCACGGCTGCGGGGTCTTGAAGACCACCCCTTTGGCAGATATGagccctcagctcctgctggaggTTTCTCAGAACATGTCCAAGAACTTGAAATTCCTGACAGACGCCTGCGTGCTGGCCAGTGAGAAATCCAAGGATAAATTTGCTAAGGAGCAGTTCAAACTCAGTGTCAAATGTATGAGCACCAGCGCCTCTGCCCTCTTGGCCTGTGTCAAGGAGGTCAAGACCTCGCCCAGCGAGCTGACCAGGAACCGGTGCGTCTTGTTCAGTGGACCTTTGGTGCAGTCTGTCTATGCTCTGGTGGGCTTTGCCACTGAGCCCCAGTTTTTGGGTAAAGCTGCCACCATTAATCCAGAGGGCAAAGCTGTGCAAACTGCCATCCTAGGAGGAGCCATGAGTGTGGTATCTGCTTGTGTGCTCCTGACCCAATGCCTCAGGGATATAGCCCAACACCCCGAAAGTAGCACCAAAATGAGCGATTACAGGGAACGGTTGAGGAACTCAGCTTGCGCCGTCTCGGATGGTTGCAACCTGCTATCTCAGGCACTAAGAGAAAGATCTTCACCCAGGACTTTACCGCCAGTGAACTCCAATTCTGTGAATTAA
- the MESD gene encoding LRP chaperone MESD: MRRPGPPSRGQQKMAAAAGWALLALALCLSAAAATGGSEGKRPPKKKDIRDYNDADMARLLEQWEKDDDIEEGDLPEHKRPPAPIDFSKIDPGKPESILKLTKKGKTLMMFVTVSGNPTEKETEEITSLWQGSLFNANYDVQRFIVGSNRAIFMLRDGGYAWEIKDFLINQERCADVTLEGQVYPGKGADGSEKVKNKTKPEKAKKKKDTEKKLNGAKEDNRATSQREEL, from the exons ATGAGGCGGCCGGGGCCGCCTTCCCGAGGGCAGCAGAAgatggcggcggccgcgggctGGGCGCTGCTGGCCCTGGCGCTGTGTCTGAGCGCGGCGGCCGCGACCGGCGGCTCCGAGGGGAAGCGGCCGCCCAAGAAGAAGGACATTCGGGACTACAACGACGCGGACATGGCCcggctgctggagcagtgggag aaagatGATGACATTGAAGAGGGAGATCTCCCTGAACACAAGAGGCCTCCAGCACCAATAGATTTCTCAAAAATAGATCCAGGCAAGCCTGAAAGCATCCTGAAGCTGACAAAGAAGGGGAAGACTTTGATGATGTTTGTCACAGTGTCGGGAAATCCAACAGAAAAGGAGACAGAAGAAATCACCAGCTTGTGGCAGGGCAGCCTCTTCAACGCAAACTACGATGTGCAAAG GTTTATTGTTGGCTCCAATCGGGCCATCTTCATGCTGCGGGATGGTGGCTATGCCTGGGAGATCAAAGACTTCCTGATCAATCAGGAAAGGTGTGCAGATGTTACTCTGGAAGGTCAGGTTTATCCTGGCAAAGGAGCAGACGGAAGTGagaaagtgaaaaacaaaacaaaacctgaaaaagccaagaagaaaaaagacacagagaagaaaTTGAACGGTGCCAAAGAGGACAACCGAGCAACCAGCCAGAGAGAGGAGCTATGA